ATACAACAGAATGTTCAGTACCGTATCTGATTCCAACATAAAGAATTCCGTTTGAGTAACTCCCAGGTGTCGCTTATAAACATAGCCCCATTTTTGTCAGCCGCACGGTTTAACTGGAATAAATTTGTAGTTTTTTAACAAGCTGACGAAATTTTTCCAAGCATAAAAAAAAGGCGCACTCTCGTGCGCCTTTATGAGGAACCTCGCGGGTTCCATCGCTGATTTAACGGTTTCCCACTTAGTTAACCAGAGAGGTATTAGGCGTATCGGGCAATCGTGGCATAGTGATTTTCGGAAACTTACCGGTTAAACTGTTCAGAAATGCGACAATTTCACCTACCTGCTGTTCCGTTAAGTCTTTATTAAGCTGTGTCTTGGCCATGACTTTAACCGCTTCGTCCAAAGATTGCACAGAACCATTGTGGAAGTATGGGGCTGTGACGGCCACATTACGCCAGGTGGGAACACGCCACATGTTTTTGTCACTATCTTTATTGGTGACCGAATACAACCCCAGATCTGCCATCAAGTTATATTTCTTGTCGTAGTTACTGCCTGAGAATGTGGGAAATTTTTGAAAAAACCCTTCTCCAACTTTTAAGTTCTTAGGACCGGAGAAATTGGGGCCTGTGTGACAGCTGGTACAACCAATATCTTTAACCAATTTCATACCTGCCTTGGCTTTCTTGGATAAGGCTTTTTTATCGCCACGCATATATCGGTCGAACTTGGAGTCCGGGGTAATCAACGTACGCTCAAACGTGGCAATTGCCTTTGCAAGGTTATCGTACGTTACCGGATCTTTACCACCAAACACCTTCTTAAACTGTTTGACGTATCCTGGAATTCCTTTAATTCTAGCCACCACTTCATCGGCAGACGGCATACCCATTTCAATGGGATTCAGAATCGGACCTTTAGCCTGATCTTCCAAAGAAGCGGCACGTCCATCCCAAAATTGAGTGGATAAAAACGCTGCGTTCCATACGGTAGGTGCGGAACGGCCCCCTTTTTGTGCATCAACACCCACAGATACCGGACGGTTATCCGTACCGCTGGCCATGACATTGTGGCAAGAATTGCAAGATACAGTACCGTCTTTTGATAAACGGGGATCAAAGAACAACTGTTTACCCAATTCTATCTTTGCTTTAGTAATAGGATTGTCTTTTGGTGCGGGTGCTTGCTTCGGCAATGCCTCAAAGGCCCAAGCTTGAGAGGTCAGTAGCGCTGCGCAGAAAAACAAAATTGTTTTTGACACAATTTTCATTAATTAATCTCCTTGTATTATTGTTACTGGTAGTTCCAAATAAATGTTTGTAGTACCACATTAAGGAACCTCTGGCTGACTACACAATGTTGACCACGCAATGATTTTCAGTCTGACCTAAACCCTAAGCATTGCTGTTTGCAAGCAACGCCTTTTGTAAGCAGCGGATTAATTGCATCAAAAGCATAGTTGCACGGGAGATAGAAATAGATGTACCGAAGGCCATTTTAGACGGTTTCCCTATAGTCAATCAGAGGTTCCCTAAGTTGATTGATAAAACCAACAAACTGAGCAAACCCATTATATATGAACCTTAGACATAAACAAAAACTTCTTTAGTACTGTTGCGCAAATAAACAAACACATTAGTCCACCATTAAAAACATCCCTATTGATTTTGACAATTATCAATTTGCACAGCCAGTTTATACTTCCTATATCAGTTTAAACTGTCGTGTACACGACACGTGTTCGGGATAAGTTGTACAACAGTTAAGCAACACCATCCTGGACCCCGGTCCAGATTGCGGCTACACTTTTTAATGGATCACTTGTGTTTTTTCTCTTGGCATATTTGCTAAGGAGCAAACCATGTACATGAAAGACACCCAAAGTGGCGACTTGGTGGAAGTACTGAATTTTCAGGAACTCATCGATCCCACCCAAGCCAACATCCATGGACGGTTTCATTGCGGCGAGGAAGTGCAGGAACCCGAATTGTTTTCCAAGCAACAACTGTCTTTTCCATCCAATGAACCCATACCGGTTTGCTGGGTAAATCCGTACTACAAAATGGCGGCTCATTAGGACGAGGCTGAATATAACAAGAAAAAAGGGACTGGCAACATACGCGCTCGCGAGAGCGAGGGGTTGGGCTTGCTCAAACAAAAATCCGTGGATTAAAACAAGAACTGTTTCAGTTGACTGTTTTTTCCAAAACGAGCAACCAAAAATGTTTGCTGGTCGGTAATGATGCGGCGATTTTGTAAAAACAAATATTCCGCTTTATTTGGTACATAAGGCACCGCCAGCAGTTTCTTACCACATTCTTCCGGAAGACGGCTGCCTTTCAGATTGTTACAACGACAACAAGCCGTCACCACATTCTCCCAACAGTCTCTACCGCCTCGACTAATGGGGATGATGTGATCCCGAGTTAGCTCGGAATGTCGAAACTGTTCACCGCAGTACAGACAAATATGACCATCACGCCGAAATAAAGCTCTATTGGTTAAATGAGGAACAAAGGAATGAAGCGAATGATTTTTAACCTGGGCGCGGGTTAAGAGGATAGAACCCACTTCGATCACTGAGCGGCGTTGAGTTCTTGCATTGATGCCACCGCGAAACACAAAGTTCTGCGACCCCAGATTAGCAATCACCCGGTCATTGGTATATAAGCGAATTGCTTCCTCATGATTGATCCAACGATCCGGATTACCGGCCTTGTCCAGCTTTAGAATAAGCGGATACGAACTCATAAATCACCTCAGTGTGTTTGCAGTACCTTATGCTATAGCGTTTACCTTCTTGTTACAGCCATCCATAAGCCAATTAGACAGTTTTTTAAGTATAAATTCAGTTAACTAGGAGTTTCATCGGTAAATTAACCGAAAGCCACAGAATCATACTTAGTTTATCGGCTTCTAAACAAATATTCTAAAATTACTGGGTCATAGCCCGGCTCTCCACCCGCTATTCAGCTGATGGGGACGTCCGCTTTTAACCTACGAATTCCATAGTGATACTATCAGTTTTATATAGGCCTTGTATCTAAAATATTATTTACCGTACATAATCAATTACTTATAAGATATTCGTATAGCTGGATAAATAATTCCTGAGGCAGTATTGCTTTTTCCTGACCTATCCTAGAGAATGATCCAACATTACAATTGTTGATTTTTGTCAGCTTTTTCCTACTCGATCGGGTCAAAACTAAAACAATCCTAAAAGTCGGGCGTAAATGACCCGCTTTGGATGCAGGGGGATTAAATCATGGGTTTCTTAAGCAAGCTGTTTTCATCCGGAGGAAATAACTCCGAACCGGTTGCAAAGCCAAAAGATTTCTTAGAATGTTTGAGTATTGTGAGAGCCTGGTCTTCACGCGCCGCAATCGATCCGGACTTCGACATGAATGATAGGAGCTTAAATATCGCCTTGAACACACCGGTGACCTGCCCCTACTGCAACGCTCATTATGCTTTTGGTCAGGCCGTACACTTCTCCGGCGCGTCCATGGAAGTCCAATGTCCTTCATGCAAAACGAAACCACGTCAAGGTTACCAAAACAGCAATTGAGCATTGTGCTTACATAAGCGCGAAACGATTTACCGCCCTGCTTGCCCTTGAATCATTCGAGGATTTAACGTCGTAGACTTATTTCGATCGGATTCTGCCATACTCAGATTGTTCTTCAGCAAATGCACGCCGGAGCGATTGAAAAAAGCTTCTGCGTACGATGGGTCCAATGCGATTGCCTTGTTAAAATCTCGAATCACTTTTTCCAGATCAGCTGAATTCATTTGTGCCGCCACCGCACGGTTGTTATAGGCATCGGCATAGGATGGATTGAGTAAAATCGCTTTGTTGTAGTCCCTAATTGCCGGTTTCAACAACCCGACAGCTTGCTTGGCCGCACCCCTGTTGATGTATGCCGTATCACTGTCGGGATAAAAGTAAATGACTTTGCTGTAGTCTGCAATGGCTTTTTCATATTGCTCCAAGGCTTGATATGCCAGTGCCCGGTTAAAGTAGGCTTGAGCATATTCCGGCTCAATGGAAATAGCCTTGTTAAAATCTTGTATCGACTCCCCTGCTTTACTGGTACTTAAATAACAGGCACCCCGATTTACATAGGCGACGGCAAAATCCGGCTTCAAGCGAATGGCTTCGGTAAAATCGCCAATGGCACCTACCCAATCCTGCAATAATTGCCGCACAGTGCCCCGATTGTTAAATGCCATGAAATAATCTTTCTGAAACCGAATCGCTGTATCGTAATCCTCTAAGGCTTTATCATGATCACCGACAACCTGGTAAGCAATGGCTCGGTTGAAATAGCCACTGGCATGATCAGGGTTGATGAGCACGGCACGACTGAAATCGTCTATCGCTCCGGTGTTATCCTTGCGCTCTAATCGGGTGACGCCCCGGTTGATATGGGCGTCAAACTCATTGGGAGAGATTTTGATAGTCTGATTGTAGTCTTCCGCCGCACCGACGGGATCGCCTAACAATTGACGAATCAATCCTCGGTTATAATATGCATCGGCATCATTGTGTGCGACGGTAATTGCGTTGCTGAAATTGTTAAGTGCGCTGCGCAAATCACCTTGCGCGTGATTTAATTTACCCAGATTGTAATAAGCAACATTGAGACCCGGTTCAATTTCCACCGCCTTGTAGTAATCGACATACGCACCTTTTACATCTTTTAATTCTGCCCGTATATTGGCTCTGTTGTTAAACGCTACAGCATTTTTTCGATCCAACTCAATGGCGCGATTGAAATCCTGTACGGCTTGACTCAAATCACCGGCCAACTGATGAGCAACACCACGATTGCTGTAGATATAGGAACTACGGTTTTGCTCCATCTGCAACACTTTTGAGAAGTATTCAATTGCCTTACCGGTGTCCATTACGTCCTTCTGCAAGTACAACCAGGCCATACTAAAGTACAATTCCGGGATCAACTCTAGCGCCTCGGAAGATTTAGCTAAACTCAGCGTCTTATGGTAAAAGTCTAATGCAGTTTCGAAGTGTCCGCCTAAGTAATACACTTGGGCCAAGATGAAACTGGCAAATAAATCGGCATGCTTTTGATAATCGGCAAGATTTAACTCCAACAAAGCGGCAGGAGAACGTAGCTGGGTGCGATGCCTTTGTCCTTTTTCAAACTTAGCGATACTGAACATGTCAACGTGGGGGTGATAGACACTGAGTTGGACAGACTGATCGGATCTCCTACCCCACACCACAATAGCCGCATTATATCTTTGAGCCAAATCTTCCGCAGATTTGGTGTGTAAAACACGGCTCTCACCACGGTAGATAAGCTCCGGTCCGGCCACACCATTGCCCTCTGCCGCACGAAGTATGGCATTTCCCAATACCTGGCCCAAAGCAACACTGTTGGCATCTACTGTAGTGCCGGTGGAAATCCCGGCCAATACCAAAGGTGTCACCGCTGCGGCATGGCGCCCGGACTCCGGCGACACCAGGGTATCCGGTATGTTTAATTCCATATCAAAACGACTATACATATAAACGGTTAATGCTGAACACACGAACAGGACGGGTACCAACAACAGTAACCATTTTAAGGACGGCGGTGAGCGTTTGGTGTGGTAGTCGCTCAGAGAATTGATAGGATCCATAGCGTTATTTTCCCGCTATGCGGAGAAAATATAAAGTGTGAATAATACCGCGGTCCACTGTTATTTTTATTTTAATAACATACAGTTAGGATTGAGCACCGATTTTTGCCTATGGCAGTCCGGAGTGTGACAAAACATCGGGGACCTTTTGATCACATTTCTCCCCAAACAACCGGTTGTGCACCACGGCGGTTGGGGTGAACCTTTTCCCCTTTTTGTAAAGCCCAGTTAACTGAAGCCTTGACTAACAAATCATTCCCGCAGTTTAAGTAGGCTTCGGCCATATCGAGATTGCCAAGACGATTCAAGGCACTTACCAAACTATTGACCATTTCGTCTTTGCCCAGTCCGATAATAGCAAATGCGGCGTTTTCGGCTCTCGCATAGTCGTTCGATTCCAGATCCTTCAATAGCACAGCCTCTGTGGTTGGCCAATTTGCCAGTAACTCACCTTTGGCTCGTTTCGCCACTTGAAAGTGCACCAGCTCCTCATCGGATCTTGGTGTCCAGTTTATGGAATCGAGCACGATTCCCGCCTGCTTGCCTATATACCAATCCGGCAGTACAGGAATCATATGACTCAGCGCATCTTTGCCCATTTCTTTTATGGCCGCCGTGGTAGCCAATAATACTTCAGCCTGGTCGTTGAGGTTTTTTTCCTGTTTGGATTCTTCCATATACTGTAACAAAAAAGGAATGGAACGCGGATCCCGCAGCCCCCCCAGTGTTCTGGCTATCTGTAATTTAACCGGACTGTCCTGTTTGGACATTTCCTGCATAAGTGCATCCACAGCAGCCTGCCCCACATCCAAGCATTTACTCCATTCGCGATTAATAACGCAGGACCAGCCTTGCTGCTTTTCGTCTTTAGGTTTCCAATCCATACTCAACAGTGCTTTGCCGGCGGCCACACGAACGCGATTCACTTCGTCGGATTCCACCCGTAACAACAACGCATCAACTGCTTGCCGGCTACCTATCTTGCCCAGAGATTCTGCAGTTTTTTCTCGAACACCTTCATCAAAATCGCTTAAGGCTTTGACCAATAAATCGGCGCTACGAGGGTCTTTGGCATCACCCAATACTTCCACGACTGCCGTTCGCACTTTAGGATCTTTATCATTTATAACATCCATCATGGGTTCAATCGCTCGATGATCCTGGAAAGCCCCCAGAGTTTTGACCACATATTCGCGCACGTGGGCATTGTTGGATTTCAGCGCATGAACCAAAGGCGCAATGGCTTTGGGATCTTTAATTTTTTTCAAGGCTTCGGCGGCCGCTTCGCGCACATCAGCTTCCGGGTCCTCCAGTGCCTGTATCAACGGAATGGTGGCTTTCGGATTTTTCATTTCTCCCAAAAGGCGTGCCGCCACCACCCGGACATTGCGATTATTATCGCCCAATGCGGATATGATGGGATTCAGCACTTTACTCCCGCCTGCCTTACCTACCGAATCCAGTTCTTTCTGTAATACGACGCTCGCCTCTTCGCGTACTTGTTGACTGCTGTTGTCTAATGCCAACATGAGAGCGGGTATAATTCCAGCGCTTTTAATCCGGCCCAAGGCTTTCACGGCTGCCAAGCGTACCGATTCGGATCCATCCTGCAGTGCATCAGACAGCGGTTTAACAGCATCCTCGTCTTTGATAGCCGCCATAGTCTCGACGACGCGAATTTTAATATTCGAATCTATGCTGTCAGATTGTAGTTGCTCTGCCAGAGGGGCGATGGCAATGTTACCCAAGGCAATACATTGATCCCATTTTCTTTGCGAAACGCAAAACAGGGCTTTTTGCCGGTCATCTCCCGGCTTCCAGTTCAACTGCTTTAAAGCATCCCCCACTTCTTTGCGTATATCACTATCCGGGTCCGTCATCGCCAGCAACAAGGGCTGGATTGCAATTTTACCCAGCGCCACACATTTGTCCCATTCCCGTAGCGCAGCACAGTAGCGTGCCTGGTCCATTTCAGATTCCGGAAACCAAAACAACTTACCCAAAGATTCCGCCGCCGCAAAACGAACTTCCGAATCCTGATCATCCATCGTTTTAATCAGAGGCTTTACCGAATGGGCACTGCCTGCCTCTCCCAGCGCCACAGCAATGCCATAGCGAATGCGCGGATTGCTATCCGTTAATCGTGTAATTAAGTGTTTAACCGTTTTTAAGTCCGTGAACCGACCCAACGCTATGGCCGCTTCTTCACGGACATCCCGACGCTCATGGTTTAATGATTGTATTAGGGGATCCACCGCACGGGGATCATTGATCGCACGAATGGCGGTGCTGGCTGCATCACGTACTGCTTTTGAACTGTCATTTTGCGCTTCGATGAGCGGTACAATCGCGGTGTGGTGTTTCAATGTACCTAATAAACGAGCCGCAATACTGCGTATATAGGCGTCTTCATGTTTTAGTGCAGCTAGAATGGGTTTATGGTGTGACGGATCGTTCATTTGCGCAACAACCGTCACGGCCTGCTGCAAAGCCAGCAAGGCACCGTCGGAGATCTTAATATCGCCTTCAGTCAGGCCATTAAATAACACATTAAAATAACGCAAATCTCGAGATTTGGTTAAAGACACGACAGTATCATTCAAACTCTTGGATGCCGACTCGCTGACAAATTTTGCTTCATCACCAAGCGCGCCCAGCAAAGGCTTAACGGCCAAATAATCTTTTAATTTCCCTAAAGACCGAGCCGCGGTTTCTCGTTCCACCCAACTGCTGGAATGTAAGGCGTCGGATAAGGTTTTTACGGCACGCGGATCTCTAAGACGACCCAAAGATTCCAAAGCCAGTAAACGCTCTCGCTTGTCGCCCGAATTTGCAATATCAACAATTTGTTCCACATTTCGATTGGATTCATAGCGCTTAATTTTGGTTTTTGTTGCTAATTTTGCCGGGCCGGAGCCACACGCGGAAAGCAGAAAAACCACACACAGAATCCAAGCAAACTGTACCGTTTGAACCGAACGTGTCATTCCCTTAAGCTGTAATGCGAACCTCAACAATCTGTCCCCCTATCAATTCAGATCCCCGGTGTGAATACTCATTGCGAATTCGGAAAAACTGCCAGGACAACTGGAACAGGCCACCGGCCAACTCTCGCGGTAGCCAATTAATGATGTCTGTGAAATTGGTGGAGCTTATAGGAACAATCGAGTCACCCTGAATGCGCCTACATCCTGCATCGATCCCCGAACAGAACGGCTCCTAAACTGAGTATGCACGTTGGCACATTATAAAACAATAAGTTACAAATGCAAAAAAACTACTTCAAACTTCACGAAAATAGTTTTATCCAATTGTTTTTAATAGTCTTTTTTACCTCGATTACGGGCTTTTCGGTGATTTGACCGGTTGACTTCCGGCACTGTTGCCCGGGATCTCCAATACCTGTTGCAATTGAGATTTCTCCTCAGCCAGTTTCAAAACCCGTAAAATCCGACTTTGCAAATCGGCAACGACCTGACGAATCTCGCAATCTTTAAACAATCCGTTTCTATACCAGAACAAGGCTTGTTTGTAATCAGCATCAACCAATATACCGTTTTCGTACATATCGCCAATTTCCCGATCGGCAACACAGTTACCCAGATCCGAAGCCAGCAAAAACCATTTTAGTGCTTCTGCACGCGTTTGCTCCAAGCGGGTATCGTCCAACTTTGCTTTAGCAAGGCGTTTGTACCTGGAAGCATTCATCAACGCTGAAGAAGCCCGCTCACGCTCATCACTCTGTCCATACATCAAGGGATGTTCTTCTTTGAAACGACCTAATTTTTCGTATTGTTGTGACCAGTAGCCCTGATTATACATTTGCGACAACGTACGATGAAACACCGGCCACAAACGTTTGCTCTGTGTTTTGTCCAGTTTTTCGGCATTGATAATCCAATCGCGCTTGAATGTGTTCCAATTCATGGATGCCGGCCATTTCGCTGTGGGAACCTTGTTTCGATAAAACCATTGACGCTTATTAATAAAAACGTCCCGCTCATCAACCAACATTAATGAAATCAAATGGGGATCCTGACATCTCGACTTTATAAAACCCAGTTCGGATTCCACCGCTTTCAATGCCTCGGATTCCGGGTTGTAGTTGTTATAATCCATCCCCAAAATGTTGAGCTGCGTCCTTGCCAGCCAGTAACGCAGACGGCATTCTTGCGCCAGTGGAATATTGTTTTTTGAAATAGCCAGTTGAGTGCGTATCGTTTCCAAGGAGCGGGTGTATTGGACTTGCAGTAATTTAGCCTCAGCGGGACGTACAGAAATCCGTTGTTGAAAGTCCAGCACCTCGCTTATAGAGAAGGCACTGAGATTGTTAATAATCATTGTCTCCACAATATCCCCAACGGCTGCCATGCTCGGTTCCTTGGTAGCAGTCGCATCCTTGGGTTTGTCGGTGTCCGCGCCGGTCTTAACGGCGTCGGGTTTTGTGATTTCGGGTTTACCTATGGCGGAGTTTGCATCCGGAGTGTCTGGCCCGGCTTCAACAACACCCGCATTGTTGTTTGTAATTGCACTGGTTTGCATGGTAATGGAAATTTCCCCACCTTCCAGAACCTTGAATAAGGGACGGGATATGACTTGCGTTTGGTACCCGGTTTTAACAAACACGTAAACCACCGGTGGCGGC
This DNA window, taken from Gammaproteobacteria bacterium, encodes the following:
- a CDS encoding cytochrome-c peroxidase, which encodes MKIVSKTILFFCAALLTSQAWAFEALPKQAPAPKDNPITKAKIELGKQLFFDPRLSKDGTVSCNSCHNVMASGTDNRPVSVGVDAQKGGRSAPTVWNAAFLSTQFWDGRAASLEDQAKGPILNPIEMGMPSADEVVARIKGIPGYVKQFKKVFGGKDPVTYDNLAKAIATFERTLITPDSKFDRYMRGDKKALSKKAKAGMKLVKDIGCTSCHTGPNFSGPKNLKVGEGFFQKFPTFSGSNYDKKYNLMADLGLYSVTNKDSDKNMWRVPTWRNVAVTAPYFHNGSVQSLDEAVKVMAKTQLNKDLTEQQVGEIVAFLNSLTGKFPKITMPRLPDTPNTSLVN
- a CDS encoding acetyltransferase, with the protein product MYMKDTQSGDLVEVLNFQELIDPTQANIHGRFHCGEEVQEPELFSKQQLSFPSNEPIPVCWVNPYYKMAAH
- a CDS encoding HNH endonuclease, which encodes MSSYPLILKLDKAGNPDRWINHEEAIRLYTNDRVIANLGSQNFVFRGGINARTQRRSVIEVGSILLTRAQVKNHSLHSFVPHLTNRALFRRDGHICLYCGEQFRHSELTRDHIIPISRGGRDCWENVVTACCRCNNLKGSRLPEECGKKLLAVPYVPNKAEYLFLQNRRIITDQQTFLVARFGKNSQLKQFLF
- a CDS encoding tetratricopeptide repeat protein → MDPINSLSDYHTKRSPPSLKWLLLLVPVLFVCSALTVYMYSRFDMELNIPDTLVSPESGRHAAAVTPLVLAGISTGTTVDANSVALGQVLGNAILRAAEGNGVAGPELIYRGESRVLHTKSAEDLAQRYNAAIVVWGRRSDQSVQLSVYHPHVDMFSIAKFEKGQRHRTQLRSPAALLELNLADYQKHADLFASFILAQVYYLGGHFETALDFYHKTLSLAKSSEALELIPELYFSMAWLYLQKDVMDTGKAIEYFSKVLQMEQNRSSYIYSNRGVAHQLAGDLSQAVQDFNRAIELDRKNAVAFNNRANIRAELKDVKGAYVDYYKAVEIEPGLNVAYYNLGKLNHAQGDLRSALNNFSNAITVAHNDADAYYNRGLIRQLLGDPVGAAEDYNQTIKISPNEFDAHINRGVTRLERKDNTGAIDDFSRAVLINPDHASGYFNRAIAYQVVGDHDKALEDYDTAIRFQKDYFMAFNNRGTVRQLLQDWVGAIGDFTEAIRLKPDFAVAYVNRGACYLSTSKAGESIQDFNKAISIEPEYAQAYFNRALAYQALEQYEKAIADYSKVIYFYPDSDTAYINRGAAKQAVGLLKPAIRDYNKAILLNPSYADAYNNRAVAAQMNSADLEKVIRDFNKAIALDPSYAEAFFNRSGVHLLKNNLSMAESDRNKSTTLNPRMIQGQAGR
- a CDS encoding HEAT repeat domain-containing protein; the protein is MTRSVQTVQFAWILCVVFLLSACGSGPAKLATKTKIKRYESNRNVEQIVDIANSGDKRERLLALESLGRLRDPRAVKTLSDALHSSSWVERETAARSLGKLKDYLAVKPLLGALGDEAKFVSESASKSLNDTVVSLTKSRDLRYFNVLFNGLTEGDIKISDGALLALQQAVTVVAQMNDPSHHKPILAALKHEDAYIRSIAARLLGTLKHHTAIVPLIEAQNDSSKAVRDAASTAIRAINDPRAVDPLIQSLNHERRDVREEAAIALGRFTDLKTVKHLITRLTDSNPRIRYGIAVALGEAGSAHSVKPLIKTMDDQDSEVRFAAAESLGKLFWFPESEMDQARYCAALREWDKCVALGKIAIQPLLLAMTDPDSDIRKEVGDALKQLNWKPGDDRQKALFCVSQRKWDQCIALGNIAIAPLAEQLQSDSIDSNIKIRVVETMAAIKDEDAVKPLSDALQDGSESVRLAAVKALGRIKSAGIIPALMLALDNSSQQVREEASVVLQKELDSVGKAGGSKVLNPIISALGDNNRNVRVVAARLLGEMKNPKATIPLIQALEDPEADVREAAAEALKKIKDPKAIAPLVHALKSNNAHVREYVVKTLGAFQDHRAIEPMMDVINDKDPKVRTAVVEVLGDAKDPRSADLLVKALSDFDEGVREKTAESLGKIGSRQAVDALLLRVESDEVNRVRVAAGKALLSMDWKPKDEKQQGWSCVINREWSKCLDVGQAAVDALMQEMSKQDSPVKLQIARTLGGLRDPRSIPFLLQYMEESKQEKNLNDQAEVLLATTAAIKEMGKDALSHMIPVLPDWYIGKQAGIVLDSINWTPRSDEELVHFQVAKRAKGELLANWPTTEAVLLKDLESNDYARAENAAFAIIGLGKDEMVNSLVSALNRLGNLDMAEAYLNCGNDLLVKASVNWALQKGEKVHPNRRGAQPVVWGEM